TTTTCCTGAGCGTTTGCTGTCACCGCATTCCTCCCTGTATGGAAAACAGGAAATCGGATTCTATACATGACGACATATATTATTGCGTTTCTTTTCAAAATAGATGCCGAAACGGTTTTATCGTTCCCGCGCAGCGGCAACAAGTTCTGCATGACACGTGTCATCCTGAACTCGTTTCAGGATCTAATTCTATTTATTTTTCAAATTGACGTAGACCTCACCCGCCCTTCGGGCACCCTCTCCTAATTAGGAGAGGGCTGGGGTGAGGTTAATATTGGAAATCAGGCCTGCCGTCATTATATACCGGAATTGCGCCCGATGTCAATACAATATATGACAACAAAAAGATGCTCCGGACAATCTTCCGTTGTGTATATTTATCCCTATATTTTCAGAAGTTAACCAATAGTTATACATGACGACATAAATTATTGCGCATGTTTTGAGTGTTTAGATCCTGAAATGGTTTTATCATTCCCGCGAAGCGGCAACGGTTTTATCATTCCCGCGAAGCGGCAACGAATTCAGGATGACATGTGTCATGCCGAACTTGTTTCGGCATCTATTGTTATCTACCCTGTGCATGTAAATCTATCGTCAGGGATAACGTATTTTTTACGAAAGGTTGTGATCATGGCAAAAACAGTATGGATGGCGTTCGTTTTTCTGCTCTTCGGCTCATTTACGTCCTTTGGGTCCCCCGTAAAAGCAAAAGCTCCAGCGGGAATTTCCATTCCGGTGAGTATCACCGAGCCTGCAGGAACGGCCCGCAGCGGCGAAGGGGTGCATTCCGGCATTCCCTTTGCCAAAGGAACGGTGAAATCCACGGATGAGCTTATACTTATCGATGCGCAGGGGAAAGCAGTACCTGTGCAGTTTGAAACGCTGTCCAGGTGGGATGACGGCTCCCAGCGCTGGGTGCTGCTCAATTTCATAGAATCGGTGGGGGCAGGCCAGACTAAAAATTACACACTGCGCACTTTCGACAAGCTCAGTGCTCGGCCTTCGGGTGCTCGGCCTTCGGGCGCTGAGCCTGTCGAAGCGACCTCCACCGAGAAGGTCTCTGTCACGGACGCCAACGATGTGTTCACCGTGGACACCGGAAGGGTGAAATTCGACATCCCCATCTATGCGGGAACGATGCTGGCCAATATCCAGCGCAGGGACGCCTCCGGGAACTGGGTGTCGGTTTCAAAGAACGGGATGGATGCCATAATCTGGCGCACCGGGGTGAAGAAATTCCGCTCCCGCATCGAGAACTGCACGGTTGAGAGCGCCGGACCGCTCAAGGCGGTGATCAAGATGGAAGGACATCACCTGTTATGGGACAACGCCACGAACAATTTCGACCCCAATGAGATCAGCACCTTTGCTTTCATCATGCGGGTGTTCGTGTACGCCGGGTCGGATGAGATACGGCTTCAGTATACTTTCATCAACGATGTCCGTGACAACAAGATACGCCCGAGCGAGCGGTACCATGTGTACGCCATGGAAGAACTGGCGGATTACAAATGGGTGAACGGCCACTGGGTGGAGCGTCCCAAAGCCATCAAATTCCGCGAGAAAGAGCTTCTGGATAACGATTACGGCCAGGTGAATGTGCACGATATCAAGCTTCATCTATCACTCGATGACGATTACACCGGCTACCGGTTCGGCGTGGCAGGAGGCGCCTCCGTTGATGGAAAGATCGACGGCCCGGTCGCCCTCGAACAGGTCGGCCCGGTAACCTCGTTCGATTACTATTTCAAACAGATGCCCTATCCCTGGGTTCCGTTCAAGGCCCAGGTAATCCACGGCAAAGGACAGCCCGTAAAGGAGTTCGATAAAGCCGAAGGCTGGGTGGAAATGCGCGGGGGAAAAGGGAGCGTTTTTGTGGGGAGCAAGTATTTCTGGCAGTATCACCCCAAGATTTATGCCCTGAACAGGAACGAGCTGGAATTCCATGTGTGGAACAAGCTCGAAGACCTTCCCGATCCTGAAATTGGTTTTGCCAAAACCCACGAGCTGACATTAAAATTCGGGGAGCCATCCGCCGCCTTTGACACAGGATCGCTCATGGCTGGACTGAACAAACCGCTCATGGCGGTCACAACTCCGGAACAGTATCTCACCTCCGGCGTATTCGGGACTTTCTTCCCCGCCAACTATACGGCCTGGGGCGATGTCGAGAGCTATTTCCTCAAGTCTTCGGAAAACGCGGAGCAAACCAGGGCCGCAGGGAATGTCTACGGAGTCCGTGATTTCGGCGATGTACCGGGGATACGGTATGTCCCGATTTTCTATAACCTGGAATACGATGTCATTCTTGGGGCTATGGTGCAGTACGCCCGAACAGGGAAGCGTGTGTATTTCGACGAATCCGACATCATGGCCTGGCATTTCATGGATATCGATGTGCTCCACGCCTCGAACGACCCATTGAACGAGCTGGGCCAGCACATGCATTTCACCGACCATGCCAAGGGTGAAACCCACGCCGGGCACGGCACGGTGGAAGGTCTGTGGCACTATTACTTGCTCACCGGGGAGCCGCGTGCCAAAGAAGTGGCAGTCGGCATTGCAGACTGGTTCTCAAAGATCGCAGCCTGGAAAAACTTCCTCGACTTCCGTGATGACGAGGAGCGCACCATCGGCTGGGCGCTCAAAGGACTGGTGTCGAGCTACCGCGCCACCCTCAACCCACGGTACAAACTGGCTGCCCAGATGATAGTGGAGCAGGCCATCGCCGGACAGGACAAGGATACCGGCAACTGGGATCATCCGCTCTACCCCAACGAGGACAAGCACCGTCCCACCTGTCTCGGCGGCAAACCCTGGATGGTGGGTATCATCCTCCAGGGGATGAAGCGCTATGATGAGGAATTTCACGACCCCAGGGTGCAGAAATTGATCCTGAACTCAGCCGACTGGATCATCTGGAGCAATTACGTCTACATGACCTGCATCTCCGCTGCCCCGAGTAATCCTTCAGCTACCCACTTCGACGGTCTATCCTATGCCTGGGAGATTTCCGGGAAACGATATTATCTCGATGAGGCGCTCAAAGGATTCAACAATACCCTGAATGGGTGGAAGGGCAATGCCGCCGGATCCACCATCAACGGCGATGTGGTGGAGCCTAATTTCAACATGATGCGCATAATCCAGCAGCAGGGTGATAAGGTCTGGAAGGACGGGAAGCCGGTGCTCGATCCGAAATCAGCGGACATTGTCAAGCAGATCCGCGCCAATCCGAAGTTCAAAGCCAAGCCGCAGAAACGCTACTGAGCTGTTGCCTTAAGCAAAAAGGGGTAATTTCATGAAAAATTCAGTGAAGCCTGCCGTTTTATTTCTTGTAATATCGGCATTTCTTTCCGGTTCCATACAAGCGCAGGGGCAGAAAAAACTTATTGCAGCGCCGGATATTGTTCAACCTGCTACTGCAGAGATGCAGCATCCCGAATTCTGGATTGCACGCGTAAAAGGCGATCTCGACCGTGTCATCATGAGCAGGGAACAAATCAGGGAGTTCAACAGGAAAAACAGTACGAGGAGTCTGGAAACAAAGGATATAAACGGCGTTTCTCATACAATTGACGATGTTGTGGTGCAGGGGAATTTTTTCGGTATTCATTTCCGCCTTGAGGACCCGCTGGAAATAAAGTCCATGAGCGGCGACAGCCTGAGGGTCTGGTTCAAGCGAACACGGGATTTGGTGAAAAGCGGCACGTTATGGGACAGGCGCTGGCTGCCATATCCTGAAACTTCAAAGCAGGAACTTCTCGATTCCATGAATGAAGCAACCTTGCCCGCTGTTGTGCATCCACGGTACGGTATTCTCGTGCGCAACACATTGAACAGGGGCGTGCCTACGAATGTGAAACTTTATACTCAACAGTATGGCTGGCTCGAAATGTTTCAGAATGCCGATCTCGACGCTTGCCTGCCTGTCACGATTCTCCACAAGTCAAAAAACGGGGACTGGTATTATGTGAAGTCTGAGTATGCTTTCGGCTGGGTATCGACCGATAATGTCGCGGAAGGATCGATACGTGAGATAAGGCGGCTTGCCGAACCCGATGATTTCATCGTTGCACTCGCACACAAGGTTCCGGTGTATGTCGATCGGGAGTTCAAAACCTGGATAATGGATTTATACCAGGGCTCAATGCTCCCGCTCGTGAAAAAATCCACCTCCGGGTACGAGGTCCGTGCGCCGTTCCGTCAGGCTGACGGTTCACTCAAAGAAGTTACAGGGTGGGTGAAGCCTGGCGCTGATGTGAGTATCGGATTTCAGCCGTACACGCAGAGAAATGTCATCGCTACGATGTTCAAACTGCTAAACCGTTCCTATGGCTGGGGCGGCGTTGACCATGAACGTGACTGTGTGGGCGCAATAAAATCCGTATTCAGGACATTCGGGATATTCGTTCCCCGGTGGACCACCTTCGAGCTGTACTATACCGATCATGTGACCTCCTTCCCCGCGAACACTCCGAAAGAGGTGAAATACCGGTATCTCGATCAGTGTGAGCCTGGAATAACCGTATGCGGTTTTAACGGGCATGTCGTCCTCTATCTCGGAGAGGTCAATGGTATCCACTATGTTATACACCAGAACGGGTACAGCTACCATGATGCTGACGGAAACGAAATCCGTGTAGGCAGGGTTAGTGTGAACCATACTGAGCTTGAGGGCGGGGCGGATATAACTCGCTGGACAGAATTGTCTGTCTTTAAACCATAAGGCAATTGCAAAAGTCGTGTTATATGTAAAAAAAAGAGTTTTTTAACTACAGCCCCCTATCCCTCAATCCCTTGCCGCTTCGCGGGAACGATGAAACCGTTTACCCCCGAAGGGGGCAAGGGAAGTCGTTGCTCTACAGTTACTTCCTGCCCCCTCCAGGGGGAAGGATGTCCGAAGGACACGGGGTCCCCGCTCGTACGTAGTACGTGCGGGGTGGATTGAAGGGGGCTGCATCCAACAATCTTGACTTTTGCAAAAGCCTCCTATAAATCATGGTTCAGACTTTTTCTCACTCATTTCCAGCATGTTCAGAAACAGTTTCTTCGCCACAACCGACTGGGGCCGGGTTGAAGCCAGCTCGGTGAGAATCGGCAGGGTGGTGATAAGAATCTGCCCGGTCCCGAACGGGACGCGGCTCAGAGCGTTGAGCACCTCGTCTGTTTGATTCGCGGCGAGGCCCACAACGGTTTCCACCCCCGCCCGCCCGAAGCGGAGCCCCCAGACATCGCCGCGGTAAAACACCTGGTATTCCCAGTTCATGGCCCGGCTCATGGGGAGACCGGAAAAAAGCGGGCTTTTGCCGACGAAAAGGTGTCCCTGTTTCCCCCAGTGAGCGCTGCCGGTGAATTTCACCGCCGGGTAATCGAATCCGGCCATACGGGCCGCCCAGGATTCGGCCTGGTCGAGGATAACGAGCGTGGTCCCGCAGGCCACACGATCCATGATCGGATCGGTTGGCCGGGAGTTCTTGGGAACGCCCAGGTTACGCACCCTGCTGTAGTCATGTGCGCCGATGATGAGATAATCGTAAAAGGGTACATTCGAATCGAAATCCTCTGCTATGACGCCCCTGCTTTGTTTCAGAAACGACTTGATCACCCCGCTTGTGTCGATAACCGCAATTCGGCCGGTGATCCCGGGACCTTTCAGATAATCGGCGACAAAGATGTCATCATATCCGGACGCCCGCACCGTTCCCTTTTCATCGGCAAGAGTCGCTTTCAGCTTCCAGTAACCTGGAGCGGAAACCGGCGGCATGCGGAAATCCTCCACGAGGAGCTGGCCGAATTCCTCTCCGCCCAGGATGGCAACGGGGAAGGATTTCGCATGAACGATTTCTCCGGAGGGATTTTCTAAGGCAAGAGCTAAGTTAAACTTCCCATTCAGATTCTTCTCGTTCACAATGTATATATCCGCAACCGTCACAGCTCCCGGAGGAAGCACCTTTTTACGAAGCTTTACCGCCACATAGAGCGGCTGGGTATAGTACCGGAGAATGGAGGGGTCGCCGGTGGGATTACGATAGGCGTCCACGATGTCTGTGTGGGTGGCTTCCGTGGCCCAGCCGTTGAGCACATATGCATCGACCTTGTTGCTGATCCGTGCGTTTTCAAGGATACGGCCGTGGAAGTAATGCATCCTTTCCCCCAGGGCAAGGGTGAAATCATCCACCGTGGGGAACGAAGACCGGTAACCGCTCTCATCCAGGAACCGGTTGAATGAATTGTACCAGTCCAGGTGTTCGCCCTCGCGCCAGCCGGTTGCGCCGGTGCGCGCCAGCTCGTTCTTTATTTTTTCAAGCTGAAGAGGACCGCCCATATCGCCTTCCTCGCCGTAAAAGATGATCTCGTCTTTGGAAATGGGATGCAGGGAGTCGCCCATGTCGGCGATGGGGTCGATGACATAGCGCAGGTAGTAGCGCGGGTTGCGGTAGAATTCATCCAGGTAGCCGCC
This genomic interval from Candidatus Latescibacter sp. contains the following:
- a CDS encoding SH3 domain-containing protein, with product MKNSVKPAVLFLVISAFLSGSIQAQGQKKLIAAPDIVQPATAEMQHPEFWIARVKGDLDRVIMSREQIREFNRKNSTRSLETKDINGVSHTIDDVVVQGNFFGIHFRLEDPLEIKSMSGDSLRVWFKRTRDLVKSGTLWDRRWLPYPETSKQELLDSMNEATLPAVVHPRYGILVRNTLNRGVPTNVKLYTQQYGWLEMFQNADLDACLPVTILHKSKNGDWYYVKSEYAFGWVSTDNVAEGSIREIRRLAEPDDFIVALAHKVPVYVDREFKTWIMDLYQGSMLPLVKKSTSGYEVRAPFRQADGSLKEVTGWVKPGADVSIGFQPYTQRNVIATMFKLLNRSYGWGGVDHERDCVGAIKSVFRTFGIFVPRWTTFELYYTDHVTSFPANTPKEVKYRYLDQCEPGITVCGFNGHVVLYLGEVNGIHYVIHQNGYSYHDADGNEIRVGRVSVNHTELEGGADITRWTELSVFKP